The nucleotide sequence CCTTATGTTCACATCTCACTCATGCTATTCCTCTTCTCGTTGCAGATCCTGCAAACACTTGTGTTTCGGTTCTACATGAAACCAGACACACTTGCATTCCCCTTCCTATTCCCAATAGACATCAAGAATTGCAGGTCTCTCCTGGTCTCTCTTCTGAGAAAGCTACGGTACTTGGATGTGCAGAATTGCTTATTCACGATGCCCCTCTAACCATTTCCTGCTGTCAACTGCTAGATAATGAAATGTTTGGCATGCCACTACTCTGTCACAGtgaccaaaaccaaaaacattttctatgcATGTGCCACATGATATTGCTTAAACTGGCATAATAATATGACATTACACTTGAACATGTGTAACAACTTGATAAGTACTGCTCTTGTATTACCATTGTTCATAAAGCTATAAGACAAAACGTGCACAaatagcacattttaaaaaatgatgtgtcatactaTAAGggtaaaattaattatttctaCTCTTAGTCCCTGATTAATGAAGGGATCCACAACATTGCAAATTGAAGCTGTTGTACTACTGGCTTTTCAGATGAActcatttatatacagtacttgtaatgtttttttaaatttattatcataatcatctcgatttttgtaaaaacaggGAAGTTGCATCATTCTTGCCCTACAGAATTTCACTTCGGTCACAGAAATGATGTTTGCTGGATTCTGACAGATATTAGTGAGAATTAGGCCTATATGCAGCTTGAATCCATCTATCACTCTGGAGCTTTGATCGTTTGTGAGGTCAATATTAAATCCCATTTTAAGAAACAAAGAAACTCTTTACTTCATACGTCTCCCAGATCAGTTTTTCTTATGTCACAAAAAGAACCTTTGCGCTCTTGCTGTGTTCAATTTATTGTTATATAGTAAGTATAACTGAAGTTGTTTATAAATAGTCGGCAAATGAGGGTAAATGCTGAAGACAGTCCtgtataaataatgcatttcccTCTCTTAGCGAGACAGAATGAGGTTAGTCAACTAGTAGGCTTTGTTTTCTAGGTGGATACCAGAGACTGCAAAAAATAGGTGGATACCTTGCTGGGCAATTGACACTAAAAGCTGTAGTGCCGGGCTGACATGCTGAGTACGCACTGCAAGTCGTTTAATTCAGAGGAACTTCTCCTGACCAGACTCTGGCTAGAAGCTTCCTGCCTTTATCAGATTGCGAACATGACACATTTCAGCTGTGGTGAAAATGACCCATGAGGAAGACATTTACTGGCAGTCAAAAATCATCTGAAAGAACATCCatctaaatatgtaaatatggaacatgtatacattttataagAGGATCAACAATGTATTCCCCAGCTTTAAGTGCTGCTTTGCTTTGGGAAGAATTCAAGCTAgtgtaaaatgaatggaaatgaagggaaaacacattattcatgtTCATCACGAATGAAACACAAACTTCCTTTGTTCTGGATTCTCCCCTTGTCATGTTGTTCACATATGTATTGATGGCTTTATGATGATGACATACTGCTTTATTTATCTTATTCATTGCACAACATAAAAGCGTTGTCAGCATTGTAGGTTTGTTAAGAtgatacacatttcaaaatgctgctggTGGTGTTGAAGGAGCGCACGGGCCACAAAGCTATGTATTGCAGAGGTTATTGTatcaacacagcacagagactgctgGATGAAACTCTATGCTACACACAAAGCCTGAGGCACAGCATGCTGTAaacaaagtgtatttttaaatcaaaggaaAGGTCATGATTCATAAAACAGAGCAAAGGGACTTTCTTCAAAACATCTCTCTCCATATTTGTTCTCCTTTACAACTGTGTCAGTTTACATTTTCTAAAGAGGCATATCCTGCAATGCTGATAGTGCTTTCATTATTGTCGAATCAGCGGTAGGTGGTTCGGCTTCTCTTTGGCACTCCTGCAGATTAAATCATTTGCTTAATCCTCCTCCAAATATGCCTTCTCGCTCAAATGTTCTTAGTTTTGGTTGAAAGATGAATGCTCTCATGCATGTGCCAGCTAAACCTGTCATCCTCTATGTATTAACAAAGTGGGTTTTGAGGCCTTCAGAATTTCATCAAAAAACCAAATTCCACGCATAGGCCAAGGGCCGCCCAAATCTATCACTTAAGCCTCCAAGTGAAACATCAGAAAACACGCACTCTGTTCTCATTTGGAACAATGTGGTTTGGAATAACTTAGAGATGCTGATGTTATCATCTTTGCTATGGTCctgtagtttttcatttttccctttgTAATCACTtcctaaataaatacataattaaagaTTCTATCTGAGTCCTGCTTTACCCTAGTCTCTGGAGATGAAACTTGCCAAATGATTAAGCACCTGGCTAAGCAAAAAGTGTAAATTTAATACACAGATCCACAATCATGGCCAGTTTAAATAGCCTTTCCAGTGCTCAAGAAGAATAGCAAAGGCCAACAACAGGAACAAGGAATGCATGACTCTGACATGCTAGTGAAAAGCATGAACCCTCTTTACCATTATAAAAGAAGTGGGTTCCACTTGTGGATACtctaaacatacacaaacacacacgcacacgcacacacaaacacacacacagttcttaATTTGCCAGTAAAATAAGCCATTTGTTTGGCTAGAAGAGGACTTTTATCTGATCCTGCGGAACTAAATCCTTtcttaaaatatgattttaaatgaGGAAAGGAATTATTTTAGAGATGAGGGGAAATAAACCAATGAATACAACCAGGAATACAATCCTAGGTTATTGCACAAATAATTAATAGGTTTATGAGAATAATACATGAAACAATTCAACATAAAGTTGTACATGATGTGAACTGCTTAAAAGGTAGAGGGCAGATTACTTACTATAACACAGTTATCATCACTGTGCTAGCTGGTGACTACGAACTATAATCATGATTGCATTATTGCATTGTTAAATACAGTTTTCCATGCAGCCCATAGATCGTATAATATTGTTGCTATGATGTACGTTTATTAGGAATATTGGATGAAGTAAAAATTGAATCGATAGTTTAAGTGTTATTCATGCATACCAGCAGCCTATAGAAGTCCCAAACCACAGTCAATTCCACTCTTCTACTTACTCGACAACAGCAGTACTCTGAATACTGTAATAGTACAACAAGCGCTAAGAAGTACTTACCTCCTCTCTGACAGTAGGTTGGCTGCAGTGAGGCAGGGCCAGAAGAGATAGCACAAAGACTTATCAACTCTCATTCCACTAGAATCTGTTGCAGTAAGACACCAAACCCCACCCTTTCTCAAGAACTGGCCTTACTCATTTCCCCTTTTGCTTCCTGCTTATTTCCATATTACTTCACAAGCATTAGTCTGAAGGCAAAGGTTTAGCATTTCAGCTTAAATATATTCGCCAAAAGTAGAATTTGCCACCAAACTAGAACAAATATTGGAGTAAATTCACTGTTTCTGGTAGACCTGCTTCTTTTTTCAAAGCCACTGGGGAAAACATAACCAATATTAACAGTATGTACAGCCAACAAGGGAGCACACGTTTTCAAAAATTACAGGATGAGGAATTGTTGAGTTCTAATTTTCAAGAACTGTCATTTTAGAGACCGTAGCCTGTTGCTGTCGCCAGTCGCCGTGTTCGGACCAGGAACTGTGGTTCGGACCTCACCACTTCATTTGTCTGTATACATCCTCGCCACAAGACGGCGACATTTTCAGATTCATAGGCAGTGAGTCGAAGTCGAAGTACAGGTTGTATGAATAAGTGCTTCCGGCAATTAACTTCCTCTTCGCCTCTGCTTCGGGAAGGCAAACATGGTAAGAAGAATTTGGGAAACCAAATGTTTTAGAATCACTGTTAATCTTACTATTGTGTAGTCCCCATTAACATTTCGGTCTACTGTTGTTGGCATATAGCCTCTTGCCGACgtatacatttcattatttttacatttaagcatTACCTTATTGTAGAATTTTGATGTTAAACATCGTCAGtagttgccatttcatttaCATGGAAAACATGGCCGACTGCTATGATCGTTTTCAGAAATCCATAGCGTTGGtatttcttaatattttaaaaggtcTGTTATTCGTATGCAGGAgctgttaaatatttatctgtTGGAAATGTGGTCTATTGGAAAGATAATTTGGATAGTTTTGTAACTACGCTAACTTTAGCTTGCTAGCATCGATTTTCTTTTGAACCAGTTGTTTATGGACTACTACAGCCAATACGTGTTACTTGGCTTACTTCTGTTTGAATGAAAGCATGGTTGCAATTTTGCTAGCTTACGTGCTGCTAACTATAGTTAACGCCATACGAAGGAAAAGCCGACGTTGCCAACCTTAGGTTTCCGTATGTATCAACGACTGTTTTCAGTCTGAGTAAATTCATTTATGGGTGGTAAGTGGCTAGCTAGGTAGACATTCCTATTTGAATTGCTGCTTGCAAGATTCCACTCATGTAGTGCCACCTCCGTGTTTTAACGTTGCTCAATGAAATTATTATAGGTGAACGTGCCGAAGACCCGCAGGACTTACTGCAAAAAGTGCAAGAGGCACCAGCCTCACAAAGTTACCCAGTACAAGAAGGGCAAGGACTCTCTGTACGCACAGGGTGAGTGAAAGCCTCAGTTCTACATCCACTGGTTGTGAAGTTGTTGTACCAAACTGATATATGACGTAGAGTTTGAATTAAAAAGGCATGTAATAACcctaaatttatttttgcaggtAAGAGGAGATATGACAGAAAGCAGAGTGGCTATGGTGGTCAGACGAAGCCTATTTTCAGAAAGAAGGTATTTCATCAACTAAGTGCTCCTACTTTTATAATAGAATAAGGCAGGTTTGTAGGGTGGCATAGTGTACATGGGAACTCTATGCCACCCTAcagactggggggtggggggtggggtggtgacTGGGGAGGTTTGACTAGAACACTTTTTATAGCATATTTGAGTAAATTGGTTAACTTCTGGCACAAGAATTAGTTTTAGATAACATCTGTCAACGTACTGAGCATGACTGTTGTATTGAGTGAGCAGCTGCAGAATCTGGGAAATTGGGGCTGAATTAAGATTTGACAATCACTTATCTTTGGAATGGGTAAGGagttcatttctgtgtggattGTAAGTTTTAAATGACAGTCATCAGTTTCCTTCCCCCTCCTATTTGCATAGGTTCTTCATTATTCCATGTTGCTTtctctgctttttgttttggatcGTACCTTGGCATCTTCAATTATTCAATGGTCAATTCTTTCATTGCCTGTTTCCGCTGCTCTCACTGTTCACAGAAATAGCGAAGACCGTTTAATTGGTTGATATTGCCAAGCATAAGGCGCTCGGAATCTGTTAGCACCAGGTGCTTCGAACAACACTATGTAATCGCAAAGTGATTGAATTTTCTGATTTGcacaaaaaatagaaacaagCATCCAAGGCTATTAAAAGGCCCAAACAGGGCTAAAAAGGTAATTCGTTTACTTGACATGATGATTCTTACTCATGTCTAATGAGTTGGCTGTTCTTTGGTAGTGCTCTGGCCGTTGTACATATTGTGATGCGGTGCGCTTCTGTGCAATGGAATTTCCTTTAAATGAATTGCCGATCATGGCTTTTTTGGCCCCCTAATATCAGTTAAATGGTTGAATTTCTGTCTCAGGCTAAGACCACGAAAAAGATTGTGTTGAGGCTGGAATGTGTGGAGCCCAACTGCAGGTCCAAAAGAATGCTTGCCATCAAAAGATGCAAACACTTTGAGCTGGGAGGAGACAAGAAGAGAAAGGTAAGAATGCTGCTTTACAGAAATGGATTATCCTAGATACCTTTTTTACATTATACAGGGACTTTACAGTCTTCACCTATGCTAATCCCATGCATTGGTAACTGGGTCAAACTTTAATttgggggtgacatagctcaggaggtaagagcagttgtctggcagtcggagggttgccggttcgatctcccgccctgggcgtgtcgaagtgtccctgagcaagacacctaacccctaattgctctggtgaatgggaggcgtcaattgtaaagcgctatataaatgcagtccatttaccatttaattctTTTGTAAAGTGTAGTATTGTTGTTTCTTAATTGTATCGGTTCTGGTGTTGTGGTTAGTTTCATAGCTGTTCCAAAGAGTGGAGTCAGTGCAAAAATTTAGTCCAGTGCACATGCCACTACCTGTTGTACCCTGCATGCACATAAAACTTATAAAACTACATGGAATTATGAAATCCTTTCCTTCAAGTTCTGAACACTGGGGTGCCAAGAACACTGCAGTACACCTAAAGTTAAAAATTAAAGTTGTTAGAAATGTAGACTAGTTGTCATTGTTGATTTTGTACTTAAGTCATGAAGTAGTTCAGGGAACATTTCCCTTTAAACAGAGAATAAGAGATGACCCCTGAGGGTCTGCTGATGTATATATGTGAAAAGGGAGGAGGGTACaggtggaaagaaaaaaaaaaaaaaaacatttacagctgAAAATCCCTTATGACTGTTTCATAAGGAATTAAACACATGCTCACGTGTTGGCCATAGTTTGGTCATATTTGAGCACAGTGGTTACTGAAATATGATTATAGAGATTTTAGCCTAACATTTGaccattcttaaaaaaataaaaaatactttatcTTAAAGAATTGCTCTCTAGTTATCCACACCAGAATTTCTGTTTATGGAAGAAACCATTTTGGAATTGTTGAAGATGTAATACTActttgcctttttgtttctttgccaTGAATGCAGACTTATCttttatcaaaatgaaattgaattgctAATCATCCAGTTTGTTGTCTGtactgtgtttgagtgtgcatcATGTGGCAAATTGTAAAGTTAGAATTTTAGGTCTTGTCTTTTTGGCATCTTAGTGAAACATTATCTACTCCAGGGGTAGAAACGGAGTCTGGTTTGCTAGGTAGTTTGACCAGAATTGATGTCGCTCAccagcattttaaatttaatcatTCAACATTTGTGCTCACAAACAAATTGGAATTCTATCTGAATTGACATTTCCTTCATGCCAGAGTTGTACTAAAATTCTGAAGACAGACATTTTAGAGTGAAACTTTAATGTTgttacatgcatacacgcactaCAAACTGATTTCTTACTTGGCAAACTCTCCTATTAGATTTTCATCAGGCAGTTTTATATTAAGTTAAGGCAGGTATTTGCTGGTCTTTTCAGCTTCAGTATAAAATATCATTGCAGagacactgaaaatgtacagtTTTGCTGCTGAAAAATACCTTGATTGATGGAGCACAAGGGttaattcagtgttttcctGTTTGAAAATTTTCTGGAAAAATCAACAACCACTAAAgtaatcttgtttttttcttttcttcttccagGGCCAAGTCATCCAGTTTTAATCTGCATCTGGCACTTTCTGTGGAGTTTTTCCCATCATTGTCAATAAAAGATGAAACCTACCAGAAGTTGTCTGTTGTTCATGCTCTGCCACTGGTCTTCATATTGCATTTATCTCTGTGGTTTGATATCTGCAATGTGACAAAAGCACATGATTGGTTGATTTTGGTATACCTATGAATTTTTCAGTGTCTGGAAAAGCGGATTCTCTTTTCCTGTTAGATTTAGCCGCAGTGGTGGGAACATTTTCTTGTTACCCAGATTTGAAATCTAAAGCTTTATTGTATTGCTTTTAAGCTGTGCTATTGGGCTACTAATTTGTTGGCACAAAGCAAAAAATGGATTTCtcacaaaaaaagctttttggtCCAAAATCAGTTAtggatcaaaataatttatgaagTTTCAATGAATAACTCGcccttttttatgctttttagtatttcatgttttgtgttgtgtacCTAGCAGATAGTGTGTTGTATGGACAACATGCATGGCATCTTTCATATCTGAGCTCATTTCATACATCTAGTTTTGTGGTGTATTTACTGAGTCCTTGCAGGCCATTCAAGGTTACAGTATTGGTATTCTGCCCCATAACCAGAATTTCTAAACCTGTGGAATAGATCATAGGTTTGTTCCAGATAAATTTAGGAGAAATGGAGATGTTAATTTGGGCCCCTATGTCTTGTTTAAAGGTACACATCCTAAATGTCACTGAACCCAGTTTTGCAGCATGGTATCATTTTACCACATTTCCATGAGGTATCTTTGAATTTCTCTTGGTGTGCCAGGAATAACTGCTTTTTGTGTGCAAAACAGCAACCAGTCTAACATTTACAATAATTTCTGACTGGAAAAGTGGTATTGTGTGACTTGAGCAACCCCATCATGCTGTCAGCAATACATTATTAATCTGTGAATGTGATTTCCCCACCCCAATGCAGCTGGGGTGTAGCAATATGATTCCACTTAAAGCTATTTACATTCATGTCCATGTGTGCTTAAAACCAGCTGATTCCATTCTCctacttaagaaaaaaaacattaaggtCTAGCGAGTTTACCATTTTGACTCGTTTTAATCTGCACAATGCTTGTTTCCATTGTGGTCTGGTCATTGCTGATGCCTGGATAGCGTCCTCCATTCCCACTTGGAGACAGATCTAAAAACCCTTGCTGTAATCAATCTGCTTTTCGTTCTTACTAGATTGTATTTCACATGGCACTTACTCCGCACCCAAAGTGCCTGAAGAGGTGTACAATTACATCTGTGAAACTGACTTTGTGCTATGGCCCTTGTTGCTAATGGATATGATTGTGCTGCCGCTCTAGTGTCTGGGCTGTCAGGGACTTGTAGGGCTGGTGTcgacagtgtttgtttttaaaactatgTAAGAAAGGCTTGCAGGAACACCGCTTCctttaacccttgtgttctgtttatggtggcagccataccaccacgcactctgctcctgctgactggctgaagctaagcaggtgtgggtaagcttggttagtacttggatgggagaccaccagggaatactgagttgctgctggaagtgctgttggtgggccagcagggggcaatcttccctctggtcaaataaaaaacccccaatgccccagtacaattatggggacactgtgctgtaggagatgccgtctttcgggtgagtcgttaaaccgaggtcctgactcactgtgttcattaaagatcccatgacactattcgcaaagagtagggggttccctggtgtcctggctaaaatcccagatctggctctcgcaaaaaacttgccacctaatcatcccgtgatttaattggctaaaaaatgttctctccttCCAGTGGAGCTGCACAGTGgtcaacaatagaggattgtggttgtactgggcagctcccaggtgtgaatgtgtatgagtttgaagcagggcgttcctgcaaaagagcatttgtgctcagtgaacctaccctgggtaaattaaggttaaataaatttaaaaaaattagcgCCTGTGAAACTGTTGGCATGCCCAATTATACCCTGAATGTTTTTCGATTTTTAAAGCAATACAGATATAAAATTTGTACAAACAATATATGGTATTATGCAAAGAGACTATTCTATATACTTTCAGTGAAAGCAGCCATCAATTGAAAGTTATTTTTCAGTggcacaaagaaacacaagccTTTTAAACACACAATTTACACGCCTTTACAATATCAGATCTTTCGGTGTGTAATGACTTCACTCTTTCCTTCATTACCGCTTCAATTCATTTTGGGAGACCTGCTTTGAGTTTATCTAACAAATGTGCAGGGATATTTTCCATGCTTCTTGTGAACACTTCCAAAGTCCAGTCTTAGAAGTTGGTTCCTTTTTCTGCTTCTCTCAAAGTAGTCCAAACGCATTCAGTGTTGTTGAGGTCTGGGTGACATTCTACCAGAAACGTACATTTCCACTTCTAAAAAAAAtcttgggaaaaaaagatattattcTTGAATCTGAACATTGAGTCATATGGAGGACATGTTAAAAACTATGAGAAACACACATGCCATCTCAGCATGTTGTtatgcttaaataaaataaatttttatatgcatttcacCCCTAAAATTTCAGGTCCTGTCACATACAAATTTGTATGTTAGAATGGTTTCCTTATGAATTTCTTTGATACAAATAGCATTTTCCTATTCATCACATGTCCCTGATTGTATCTAACATGGTTTTGTAATTCCTATAAGAAATATAAGCAACTTTTCAGTCAACCAGGGTCAGGCCCTGTCACAGAATAACCGCCAGGCACTCATAGTTGTTACATCGGAGATCTTTACAAAAACTTAATGGTGGATATATACCCCACCTTCATTTACACAGTTAAAGAGATTAATTCatcaatattttctcaaatagTCAATTTTTATATCATAATGGCCATGTTTGACTGATGATTGTGGACAGGGTTCTGAAGTCTTTCATTGATTTGCTTGACAACTGTATTCTCTTCCAAAAATCTCAAAATTAAATTCAACGGTCCATAAAACCTGACTCAACATCTCAGGTGTCCAGTTGCGGTGTACTAGTGCAAAATGTTCTTTCCTTTTCGAAGTAGTGGATTTTTGACAGGAAGTTGTCTTCTCAGTGGAAAGATTGACAAAAACACCTGTGGGTTTCTTCATATCTGAAGCAATAGTGGAACTTGTTttaagaataaattaataaaattttctCCCTTTCTAAAGAGAAAAACTTATAAGTACTGTATTTGAGTAGTTTTGGCAGTCTATCAGTTTTTGCACAGGAGTCTCATCTTGCAACAGTCTTGCAACCAACCAAgttttttacttattttctaTTTACTTCCACCTTCCTTGTACAGTTGAATTATATGTAATCTCATCATAAATATCTACTTTAGCCATTTTAGATGCCCATGACAAATAAATCTGCCAGGTAACAGTTGTCTGAATTTTAGAGACACTTTTGAAGGAAAAGGGTTAAGACAGAACGTCATTGACACTCGTGGTAAAAACTTGCtgggaggacacagctgtaGCTTGTTTGTTGATATGAAGGATGGACGACTGTGGTAGTAGggtgcacaaaagaaaaagtggAGAAATACTGAGACTTGACATGTAGTAGTGGCggcttttctgtaattttctctTAAATACATGCTGCCCCACATTGTCTGACactaaaaatacaatattttgcaCTGAATGGCTGATTTGACTGGCAGGTGAATAAACAAAAACGGGTGATCTCTGACTTCTGGACAGTACTGTATACATTCTCAATTCCTAACAATGAACAACATATATGGTTAATGGTTGCCATTCACCTCAGctagatcacatttaacaatgaaaggGTCATTCATTTGTGAAGAATGTGATGAAGGTGTGGCGTGCATAAAtcatgtgggaaaaaaaattaaaatgaaa is from Anguilla anguilla isolate fAngAng1 chromosome 9, fAngAng1.pri, whole genome shotgun sequence and encodes:
- the rpl36a gene encoding 60S ribosomal protein L36a, with the protein product MVNVPKTRRTYCKKCKRHQPHKVTQYKKGKDSLYAQGKRRYDRKQSGYGGQTKPIFRKKAKTTKKIVLRLECVEPNCRSKRMLAIKRCKHFELGGDKKRKGQVIQF